The following coding sequences lie in one Deltaproteobacteria bacterium genomic window:
- a CDS encoding response regulator, with translation MSSEADDDRQRGELDLVELSRVLAHMREGFQVIDFDWRYRFVNDEVCRQGRKSREELIGQRMMDAYPGIELTPLFETLTRCMRERVGADFENEFVHADGSKGFFELRVQPVPMGISLLSMDVSARRSLQEQLRQAQKMDAVGRLAGGIAHDFNNILTAITTFGGFVMERVADDADGARDMREVMRAAQRAAELVKQLLAFSRRQTITPRVVDPTDLVGKLVTMLDRVVGEHVEIAWMPHERPWRVRIDPTAFEQVLVNLAINARDAMPDGGRLVIETANVTLDAEHRMTKGGVVAAGDYAVIAITDEGHGMDEATRAQLFEPFFTTKAPGQGTGLGLSTCWGIVRQAGGHIWVYSEPARGSTFKIYLPRVLDPSDAPVEAPAISERERGTETVLLVEDDVQVRSAVVHVLAGLGYQVYEAYDGVHALEVHEGMSQCDLLVTDVVMPRMSGRELANRLQWVRPTIKVLYMSGYTENAIVHQGVLDEGIELLSKPFTPKQLAVRVRELLDRKPPTP, from the coding sequence GTGTCGTCGGAAGCGGATGACGACCGACAGCGGGGCGAGCTCGATCTCGTCGAACTGAGCCGCGTCCTCGCCCACATGCGCGAGGGCTTCCAGGTCATCGACTTCGACTGGCGCTACCGCTTCGTCAACGACGAGGTCTGCCGCCAGGGCCGGAAGTCCCGGGAGGAGCTCATCGGCCAGCGCATGATGGATGCCTATCCGGGCATCGAGCTCACGCCGTTGTTCGAGACGCTGACCCGCTGCATGCGTGAGCGCGTGGGCGCCGACTTCGAGAACGAGTTCGTGCATGCGGACGGCTCGAAGGGTTTCTTCGAGCTGCGCGTGCAGCCGGTACCGATGGGGATCTCGCTGCTCTCGATGGACGTGAGCGCCCGGCGTTCGCTGCAGGAGCAGCTGCGTCAGGCGCAGAAGATGGACGCGGTCGGTCGCCTCGCCGGCGGCATCGCGCACGACTTCAACAACATCCTCACCGCCATCACCACCTTCGGTGGGTTCGTGATGGAGCGCGTGGCCGACGACGCCGATGGCGCCCGCGACATGCGCGAGGTGATGCGGGCCGCCCAGCGCGCCGCGGAGCTGGTGAAGCAGCTGCTGGCGTTCTCGCGGCGGCAGACCATCACGCCGCGGGTCGTGGATCCGACCGATCTCGTGGGCAAGCTGGTCACGATGCTCGATCGGGTGGTTGGCGAACACGTCGAGATCGCCTGGATGCCGCACGAACGCCCATGGCGCGTGCGCATCGATCCAACGGCGTTCGAGCAGGTGCTCGTCAACCTCGCGATCAATGCTCGCGACGCGATGCCAGACGGGGGGCGGCTGGTGATCGAGACCGCCAACGTCACGCTCGACGCCGAGCACCGCATGACCAAGGGCGGTGTCGTCGCGGCCGGCGACTACGCCGTCATCGCGATCACCGACGAGGGCCACGGCATGGACGAGGCCACCCGCGCGCAGCTGTTCGAGCCCTTCTTCACCACCAAGGCGCCGGGGCAGGGCACCGGCCTGGGGTTGTCGACGTGCTGGGGGATCGTGCGCCAGGCTGGTGGCCACATCTGGGTGTACAGCGAGCCCGCTCGCGGCTCGACCTTCAAGATCTACCTGCCGCGGGTGCTCGATCCCAGCGATGCACCGGTCGAGGCGCCCGCCATCTCCGAGCGCGAGCGCGGCACCGAGACCGTGCTGCTGGTCGAGGACGACGTGCAGGTCCGCAGCGCCGTCGTGCACGTGCTCGCGGGGCTGGGCTACCAGGTCTACGAGGCCTACGACGGTGTGCACGCGCTCGAGGTCCACGAGGGCATGAGCCAGTGCGATCTACTGGTGACCGACGTGGTGATGCCGCGCATGTCCGGCCGCGAGCTCGCGAACCGCTTGCAGTGGGTGCGGCCGACGATCAAGGTATTGTACATGTCGGGATACACCGAGAACGCGATCGTCCACCAGGGCGTCCTGGACGAGGGCATCGAGCTGCTGAGCAAGCCGTTCACGCCCAAGCAGCTCGCGGTACGGGTGCGAGAGCTGCTCGATCGCAAGCCGCCGACGCCATGA
- a CDS encoding extensin family protein, with protein sequence MTAAAIAPAPDEPSPAAEPAAAPTPAAAARFAHADLDERNDSELGPPPPLDDCEDRLRERGVSFKPARIGLGAKQDGVPLCGAEQVVRYKRGPGKIEYSSSPLLTCQMALALADLEVVAQELAEAELGTRITRIDHLGTYNCRKMALYDLVSEHSYANGIDLRRFTFANGKTADVLRDFKPTEAEPAAASTRFLRRLANALFDEQVFSVVVTPYFDRAHRNHVHVDLARYRVDGSRP encoded by the coding sequence GTGACCGCCGCAGCGATCGCGCCGGCGCCCGACGAACCCTCGCCGGCGGCCGAGCCCGCGGCCGCGCCCACGCCCGCTGCGGCCGCCCGCTTCGCCCATGCCGATCTCGACGAGCGCAACGACAGCGAGCTCGGACCGCCGCCTCCGCTCGACGATTGCGAGGACCGCCTGCGCGAGCGCGGCGTGAGCTTCAAGCCCGCACGCATCGGGCTCGGCGCGAAGCAAGATGGCGTGCCGCTGTGCGGCGCCGAGCAGGTGGTCCGCTACAAGCGCGGGCCCGGCAAGATCGAGTACAGCAGCTCGCCACTACTCACGTGCCAGATGGCGCTCGCGCTCGCGGATCTCGAGGTCGTCGCGCAGGAGCTCGCCGAGGCCGAGCTCGGCACCCGCATCACCCGCATCGATCACCTGGGCACCTACAATTGCCGCAAGATGGCGCTGTACGACCTCGTCAGCGAGCACAGCTACGCCAACGGCATCGACCTGCGGCGCTTCACCTTCGCCAACGGCAAGACCGCCGACGTGCTGCGCGACTTCAAGCCCACCGAGGCCGAGCCCGCCGCTGCGAGCACGCGATTCCTGCGAAGGCTGGCCAACGCGCTGTTCGACGAGCAGGTGTTCTCGGTCGTGGTCACACCGTACTTCGATCGCGCCCATCGCAACCACGTGCACGTCGACTTGGCGCGCTACCGCGTCGACGGCAGCCGGCCCTGA
- a CDS encoding serine/threonine protein kinase: protein MARTPGSTLAETREFALQEQVEPTDGPPSAGVRAAWIADALEGGKGEETRRVALRPGDAVPGTRYVIERWLGDGGMGVVYQARHVDIDRQVAIKVLRQEYCRRANVLRQFRNEARIVARIGSRHIAEVHDFAELDDGRLMFVMELLSGGTVAHALQHGPMDPGRVIAILRQVCKALAAAHAVDIVHRDLKPDNIALATLDGRADFVKVLDFGIAVVQTDADVATQLAAGTPWYLAPEVIAGGVVGASVDIYAAGCTAYEMLTGQPPFAGYDIEAVLRGHLRLEPTSVHERRAEVPLALSELIGRCLAKDPVQRPRDMLDLEAQLCEAQIEAGLQTAWDDLEIPDVAPERRVALLRRMPDVSARAAGRGSWRLAVGGAVLAALTATGVWFAMRQDAAGERGPIDAIVVSAHEAAARSYFVYPPLEAPDQPTAYNWVIDLERRADELGDEATQEAAKLRAEFAATLVRLGDEYWEREGGKPFAVDYYAEALMFEPGDTHAADRVLLTPGELATLRDKATRRDFSSAELSAVEPLVALAEPDAALRSEKVAALVSRERASTTTENLAKIVAPSRARRPREAPAVATAEPTPSVPPTTDAPTIAAAPATTGDAAADPVAPAIASARDPAAAAALVREARSAMEAGRRAEAGRTFERALAVDPKSHGALIGLCDLAFDRADHARAATLARRAIRLAPREAEYRIKLGDALFKAFRYADALAAYREAEDLGHPQAEGRIAKAAAKLER from the coding sequence ATGGCACGAACCCCAGGCAGCACCCTCGCGGAGACCCGCGAGTTCGCCCTGCAGGAGCAGGTGGAACCGACCGACGGTCCGCCCAGCGCGGGCGTGCGTGCGGCGTGGATCGCCGATGCGCTCGAGGGTGGCAAGGGCGAGGAGACGCGTCGCGTGGCGCTGCGACCGGGCGATGCGGTGCCGGGCACGCGCTACGTCATCGAGCGCTGGCTCGGTGATGGCGGCATGGGCGTGGTCTACCAAGCGCGCCACGTCGACATCGATCGCCAGGTCGCGATCAAGGTGCTGCGCCAGGAGTACTGCCGCCGCGCCAACGTGCTGCGGCAGTTTCGCAACGAAGCGCGCATCGTCGCGCGGATCGGCTCGCGACACATCGCCGAGGTGCATGACTTCGCCGAGCTCGACGACGGCCGCCTGATGTTCGTGATGGAGCTGCTCTCGGGCGGCACGGTCGCGCACGCGCTGCAGCACGGACCGATGGATCCGGGCCGCGTGATCGCGATCCTGCGGCAGGTGTGCAAGGCGCTCGCGGCCGCCCACGCGGTCGACATCGTGCACCGCGACTTGAAGCCCGACAACATCGCGTTGGCGACGCTCGACGGCCGCGCCGACTTCGTGAAGGTGCTCGACTTCGGTATCGCGGTGGTGCAGACCGACGCCGACGTCGCGACCCAGCTCGCCGCCGGCACGCCGTGGTACCTCGCGCCCGAGGTCATCGCCGGCGGTGTGGTCGGCGCGAGCGTCGACATCTACGCCGCCGGCTGTACCGCCTACGAGATGCTGACCGGGCAGCCGCCGTTCGCCGGCTACGACATCGAGGCGGTGCTGCGTGGCCACCTGCGGCTCGAGCCCACGTCGGTGCACGAGCGCCGCGCGGAGGTGCCGCTGGCGCTCTCGGAGCTCATCGGGCGCTGCCTCGCGAAGGACCCGGTGCAGCGTCCGCGCGACATGCTCGATCTCGAGGCGCAGCTGTGCGAGGCGCAGATCGAGGCTGGGCTGCAGACTGCGTGGGACGATCTCGAGATCCCCGACGTCGCGCCCGAGCGCAGGGTCGCGCTGCTGCGGCGGATGCCGGATGTCAGCGCGCGCGCGGCCGGGCGCGGCAGCTGGCGCCTCGCGGTGGGCGGTGCGGTGCTGGCTGCGTTGACGGCGACCGGGGTGTGGTTCGCGATGCGCCAGGATGCCGCGGGCGAGCGCGGCCCGATCGACGCGATCGTCGTGTCTGCCCACGAAGCGGCGGCGCGCAGCTACTTCGTGTACCCCCCGCTCGAGGCGCCGGATCAGCCGACCGCGTACAACTGGGTCATCGACCTCGAGCGTCGCGCCGACGAGCTCGGCGACGAGGCCACGCAGGAGGCCGCCAAGCTGCGGGCCGAGTTCGCCGCGACCCTCGTGCGCCTGGGCGACGAATACTGGGAGCGCGAGGGCGGCAAGCCGTTCGCGGTCGACTACTACGCCGAGGCGCTGATGTTCGAGCCCGGTGACACCCACGCCGCCGATCGTGTGCTGCTGACGCCGGGCGAGCTGGCGACCCTGCGCGACAAGGCCACGCGTCGCGACTTCTCGAGCGCAGAGCTCTCGGCGGTCGAGCCGTTGGTCGCGCTGGCCGAGCCGGATGCCGCGCTGCGCAGCGAGAAGGTCGCCGCGCTGGTGTCGCGCGAGCGCGCGAGCACGACCACCGAGAACCTCGCGAAGATCGTGGCGCCGTCGCGTGCACGTCGGCCGCGCGAGGCTCCTGCGGTCGCGACTGCCGAACCGACGCCGAGCGTGCCGCCGACGACGGATGCGCCGACGATCGCCGCCGCGCCGGCGACCACGGGCGACGCTGCAGCCGATCCCGTCGCCCCGGCCATCGCGTCGGCGCGCGATCCGGCGGCGGCAGCGGCATTGGTCCGCGAGGCCCGAAGCGCGATGGAGGCGGGCCGACGCGCCGAGGCCGGTCGCACGTTCGAGCGCGCGCTCGCCGTCGATCCCAAGTCCCACGGCGCGCTCATCGGGCTCTGCGACCTCGCGTTCGATCGCGCCGACCATGCCCGCGCGGCCACGCTCGCGCGCCGGGCGATCCGACTCGCGCCGCGCGAGGCCGAATACCGCATCAAGCTCGGCGACGCGCTGTTCAAGGCCTTCCGCTACGCCGACGCGCTCGCGGCCTATCGCGAGGCGGAGGACCTCGGCCATCCGCAGGCCGAGGGTCGCATCGCCAAGGCCGCGGCCAAGCTCGAGCGCTGA
- a CDS encoding PEGA domain-containing protein: MVAEATRTCEICGLQEVGDTVDDVATVLRRWLDAPRAQLPVLRIDSTPAGARVSLDGEDVGVTPLELTVAPGQHDVRVAKPGFVAQLQRITAVEGGHEAIDLQLPVLPAPERDRTGAARSMRIGGAVALGVGVAGIGVGIGLAVLDEAPMRSRCSGENIDIEGHCKYRYDSLGAGIGVLVGGAAALATGVALLVVAKRRSKPSRVAMMPSRGGLTLRF, from the coding sequence GTGGTCGCGGAGGCCACCCGCACCTGCGAGATCTGCGGATTGCAGGAGGTCGGTGACACCGTCGACGACGTCGCCACCGTGCTGCGTCGCTGGCTGGACGCGCCCAGGGCCCAGCTGCCGGTGCTGCGCATCGACAGCACACCGGCGGGGGCCCGCGTGAGCCTCGATGGCGAGGATGTCGGCGTCACGCCGCTCGAGCTCACGGTCGCGCCGGGGCAGCACGACGTCCGCGTGGCCAAGCCGGGGTTCGTCGCGCAGCTGCAGCGCATCACCGCGGTCGAGGGCGGACACGAGGCGATCGACCTGCAGCTGCCGGTGTTGCCGGCACCCGAGCGCGATCGCACCGGTGCCGCGCGATCGATGCGCATCGGCGGGGCGGTCGCGTTGGGTGTCGGCGTCGCGGGCATCGGCGTGGGCATCGGGCTCGCCGTGCTGGACGAAGCCCCGATGCGTTCGCGCTGCAGCGGCGAGAACATCGACATCGAAGGCCACTGCAAGTACCGCTACGACAGCCTCGGTGCCGGCATCGGCGTGCTCGTCGGTGGCGCCGCCGCGCTCGCCACCGGTGTCGCGCTGCTGGTGGTCGCCAAGCGCCGCAGCAAGCCCTCGCGCGTCGCGATGATGCCGAGTCGCGGCGGGCTGACGCTGCGGTTCTGA
- a CDS encoding HAMP domain-containing histidine kinase: MRITTRLTLTLTLLALVVLGAFGFYVVRRSRTELEDTVERRTRLIAQALAAGVESDLRAGAWRELQDTLDRLEGDDVVVRVVDVEGVVRGQSRRAAAIDARERASIEVALAGREDFEVVRDVEPMRAFYAVPLVDGRGPLGVLFLGQRLHGLSAAIREMQRDAAVAAVALVLAAAAAAIWIGRVHVTRPIAGLVAAMRRVREGELDPSPPLGTARREPAGELRELRHEFDGMVERLAEAKQELVAAELRRAELERRLQRADKLISIGQLAAGVAHEIGSPLQVLVGRARALETREYAPDAVRRHARIIADQGERIAAIVEHLLHLARRHPERAVATDPVAAALHIVDLLSAEADRRGIALRCESDGTDAVVRCPPGAIEQIVLNLTMNALEATDRDGEVVVALRGDVAGVVELVVRDDGRGVPEEVRPRLFDAFFTTRADEGGTGLGLAVVRELVVELGGEVSIESQVGAGTHVRVRLPRLPRQAREAEEPST; this comes from the coding sequence ATGCGGATCACGACGCGCCTCACGCTGACCCTGACGCTGCTGGCGTTGGTGGTGCTGGGCGCGTTCGGGTTCTATGTGGTGCGACGCAGCCGAACCGAGCTCGAGGATACCGTCGAACGGCGCACGCGCCTGATCGCCCAGGCGCTGGCGGCCGGGGTCGAGTCGGACCTGCGCGCGGGTGCCTGGCGCGAGCTGCAGGACACCCTCGACCGGCTGGAGGGCGACGACGTGGTCGTGCGCGTGGTCGATGTCGAGGGGGTCGTGCGGGGGCAATCCCGCCGCGCCGCTGCGATCGACGCGCGCGAACGCGCGAGCATCGAGGTCGCGCTCGCGGGCCGCGAGGACTTCGAGGTGGTCCGCGATGTCGAGCCGATGCGTGCGTTCTACGCGGTCCCGCTCGTCGACGGCCGTGGGCCCCTGGGCGTGCTGTTCCTCGGTCAGCGCCTTCACGGGCTGTCGGCGGCGATCCGCGAGATGCAGCGCGACGCTGCGGTTGCCGCGGTCGCGCTGGTGTTGGCCGCCGCCGCGGCGGCGATCTGGATCGGTCGTGTGCACGTGACGCGGCCGATCGCGGGGCTCGTCGCGGCCATGCGCCGGGTCCGAGAGGGTGAGCTCGATCCGAGCCCGCCGCTCGGCACCGCGCGACGCGAGCCCGCCGGTGAGCTACGCGAGCTGAGGCACGAGTTCGACGGCATGGTCGAGCGGCTCGCCGAGGCAAAGCAGGAGCTGGTCGCCGCCGAGCTCCGGCGCGCGGAGCTGGAGCGGCGACTGCAGCGGGCCGACAAGCTGATCTCGATCGGACAGCTGGCCGCCGGGGTCGCGCACGAGATCGGCTCGCCGCTGCAGGTGCTGGTCGGACGCGCCCGCGCGCTCGAGACCCGCGAGTACGCGCCCGATGCGGTCCGACGGCACGCCCGCATCATCGCGGACCAGGGCGAACGCATCGCGGCGATCGTCGAGCACCTGCTGCACCTGGCGCGACGTCACCCGGAGCGAGCGGTGGCGACCGATCCGGTCGCGGCCGCGCTGCACATCGTCGACCTGTTGTCGGCCGAGGCCGACCGCCGCGGCATCGCGCTGCGCTGCGAGTCCGACGGCACCGACGCCGTGGTTCGGTGCCCGCCGGGGGCGATCGAGCAGATCGTGCTGAACCTGACCATGAACGCGCTCGAGGCGACCGATCGCGACGGCGAGGTGGTGGTCGCGCTGCGTGGTGATGTCGCCGGCGTGGTCGAGCTGGTCGTGCGCGACGACGGTCGCGGCGTACCCGAGGAGGTGCGCCCGCGCCTGTTCGATGCGTTCTTCACCACCCGCGCCGACGAGGGCGGCACCGGCCTCGGGCTCGCCGTGGTCCGCGAGCTGGTGGTCGAGCTCGGCGGCGAGGTCTCGATCGAGTCGCAGGTCGGCGCGGGCACGCATGTGCGGGTGCGACTGCCCAGACTGCCCAGACAGGCCCGGGAGGCCGAGGAGCCATCGACATGA
- a CDS encoding sigma-54-dependent Fis family transcriptional regulator gives MSRAAKLLVVDDDASVVDYLLEMLGEDGHQAVGTTSPLDALERIAKHEFDLVIADVEMPELRGLDLMAKIHAHRPGQLVLLVTAFGSIDLAVKAVRAGACDFVTKPFRWEALQVAIERALRERRMRREIVRLRAELREQRDGELVARSPAMRRVVEIANRVARSDSNTLVTGPSGVGKGAVARHIHAQSARAAGPFVQVNCAALPSTLAEAELFGVRRGAFTDAREDRPGLFVQAHGGTLMLDEIGEMALDVQAKLLQAIESRSVRPVGAGEEVAVDVRIIGATNRPLEDAVADKRFREDLYYRLDVVRIEIPPLADRPEDLAALVDVMLERACARVGREVLGVSDDAMRWLLGHSWPGNVRELGNLLERAVVLAEHDTLVLDDLVIRERPDSEDGFLERAARRGVTLEDVERAYMHAVLRAHGGNKTEAARVLGIDRRTLHRRLEGDDVGQD, from the coding sequence ATGAGCCGTGCTGCGAAGCTGCTGGTCGTCGACGACGACGCCAGCGTGGTCGACTACCTGCTCGAGATGCTCGGTGAGGACGGTCATCAAGCCGTCGGTACCACCTCACCGCTCGATGCGCTCGAGCGCATCGCCAAGCACGAGTTCGATCTCGTGATCGCCGATGTCGAGATGCCCGAGCTGCGAGGGCTCGATCTCATGGCGAAGATCCATGCGCACAGGCCCGGGCAGCTGGTGTTGCTCGTGACGGCCTTCGGAAGCATCGATCTCGCGGTCAAGGCCGTGCGCGCGGGCGCGTGCGACTTCGTGACCAAGCCGTTTCGTTGGGAGGCGCTGCAGGTCGCGATCGAGCGCGCGCTGCGGGAGCGACGGATGCGTCGGGAGATCGTGCGCCTGCGCGCCGAGCTCCGCGAGCAGCGTGACGGCGAGCTGGTCGCGCGCAGCCCCGCGATGCGCCGCGTGGTCGAGATCGCCAACCGCGTGGCTCGCAGCGACAGCAACACGCTCGTGACCGGCCCCAGCGGGGTCGGCAAGGGCGCGGTCGCGCGACACATCCACGCCCAGAGCGCGCGTGCGGCGGGCCCGTTCGTGCAGGTCAACTGTGCGGCGCTACCGAGCACGCTCGCAGAGGCCGAGCTGTTCGGGGTTCGCCGCGGTGCCTTCACCGACGCGCGCGAGGATCGCCCGGGCCTGTTCGTGCAGGCCCACGGCGGCACCTTGATGCTCGACGAGATCGGCGAGATGGCGCTCGACGTCCAGGCCAAGCTCCTGCAGGCCATCGAGAGCCGCAGCGTGCGACCGGTCGGCGCCGGCGAAGAGGTCGCGGTCGACGTCCGCATCATCGGTGCGACCAACCGTCCGCTCGAGGACGCGGTCGCCGACAAGCGCTTCCGCGAGGATCTCTACTATCGCCTCGATGTCGTGCGCATCGAGATCCCACCGCTGGCGGATCGGCCCGAAGACCTCGCGGCGCTGGTCGACGTCATGCTCGAGCGCGCCTGCGCACGGGTCGGGCGCGAGGTGCTCGGGGTCTCCGACGATGCGATGCGGTGGTTGCTCGGGCACAGCTGGCCCGGCAACGTGCGCGAGCTCGGCAACCTGCTCGAGCGCGCGGTCGTGCTGGCCGAGCACGACACGCTGGTGCTCGACGATCTCGTCATCCGCGAGCGCCCCGACAGCGAGGACGGCTTCCTCGAGCGCGCGGCTCGGCGTGGTGTGACACTCGAGGACGTCGAGCGAGCGTACATGCACGCCGTGCTGCGGGCGCACGGTGGCAACAAGACCGAGGCCGCGCGTGTGCTCGGGATCGATCGCCGAACCCTGCACAGACGACTCGAAGGCGACGACGTGGGACAGGATTGA
- a CDS encoding efflux RND transporter periplasmic adaptor subunit has protein sequence MQPEIPLDESSPPDISPASLRRGRWPWWLAALACVAVGTAFALHRSAPTDAAESAPEPDVPSAHDGRIVYSEAFVARAGLEVAAVESKQVLPVIEVIGTVTLDPRHVAAVGTRIPGRVTEIDVVAGDRVAAGDRLARFESADLGGAQADLLSARARATAARHDVERKRLLVEEGIASQRSAQQAEAEYASLEAELHAAEQRVRALGGRSTKRRLGVFELRAPIDGEVVRVQVQRGESVDPNHTAFEIADLSSVWVELALFERDLSRVSIGDAVTLQPRGDGRPPLQGTIAHVGRVLDERTRTAPVRIVVDNDDRRLFVGQAVHAQVHATSLAVQGPAVPRDAVVLVDGQPTVFVEIARRVVEPREVELAAQGEHEVAIAEGLAEGERVVTAGAFAVKSELFR, from the coding sequence TTGCAACCCGAGATCCCCCTCGACGAGTCCTCACCCCCGGATATCTCGCCGGCATCGCTGCGGCGAGGTCGATGGCCGTGGTGGCTCGCGGCGCTGGCGTGCGTTGCCGTCGGCACCGCGTTCGCGCTGCATCGTAGCGCGCCCACCGATGCCGCCGAGTCGGCGCCCGAGCCCGATGTGCCGTCGGCGCACGACGGCCGCATCGTGTACAGCGAGGCCTTCGTCGCGCGCGCGGGTCTCGAGGTCGCCGCGGTCGAGTCCAAGCAGGTGCTGCCGGTCATCGAGGTGATCGGCACGGTCACGCTCGACCCGCGGCACGTGGCAGCAGTGGGCACGCGCATTCCGGGGCGCGTCACCGAGATCGACGTCGTCGCCGGTGATCGCGTCGCCGCGGGCGACCGGCTGGCGCGCTTCGAGAGCGCCGACCTCGGTGGCGCGCAGGCGGACCTGCTCAGCGCCCGCGCGCGGGCGACCGCGGCGCGCCACGACGTCGAGCGCAAGCGTCTGCTGGTCGAGGAGGGCATCGCCTCCCAGCGCAGCGCGCAGCAGGCCGAGGCCGAGTACGCGTCGCTCGAGGCCGAGCTCCACGCCGCCGAGCAGCGCGTGCGCGCGCTGGGCGGGCGCTCGACCAAGCGCAGGCTCGGCGTGTTCGAGCTGCGCGCGCCGATCGACGGTGAGGTCGTGCGCGTGCAGGTGCAGCGCGGCGAGAGCGTCGACCCCAACCACACCGCGTTCGAGATCGCCGATCTCTCCAGTGTGTGGGTGGAGCTGGCGTTGTTCGAGCGCGATCTCTCGCGCGTGTCCATCGGTGATGCCGTCACGCTGCAGCCGCGCGGTGATGGGCGACCGCCGCTGCAGGGCACCATCGCGCACGTCGGTCGCGTGCTCGACGAGCGCACCCGCACCGCGCCGGTCCGCATCGTGGTCGACAACGACGATCGTCGGCTGTTCGTGGGCCAGGCCGTCCACGCGCAGGTCCACGCCACCAGCCTGGCGGTGCAGGGGCCCGCAGTCCCGCGCGACGCGGTGGTGTTGGTCGATGGGCAGCCCACCGTGTTCGTCGAGATCGCTCGTCGCGTGGTCGAGCCGCGCGAGGTCGAGCTCGCTGCGCAGGGCGAGCACGAGGTCGCGATCGCCGAGGGGCTCGCCGAGGGCGAGCGAGTCGTCACCGCCGGTGCGTTCGCCGTGAAGTCGGAGCTGTTCCGGTAG